The Dissulfuribacter thermophilus nucleotide sequence AATTTTATTTCCAACAGATCTTGCAACAAGTTCTGAAAAAGTCGTGCCTTATGTAAAGCTTATGGCAGACAAACTAGGTGCGGAAATACATATAATTCATGTAATGAGGAGTTTGGAGGACTTCGGTTTTCTAGATGTAGTTTCAGAAGACTATTCTGAAACGCTTTCTTCCTATGAGAAGGAACTTCGTGTAGGCACTGAAAAGGCACTGGACAAGTTCATTGCAGACAATTTTAGTGATCAAAGCAATGTTCAAAAATTTATTACCATTGGTGATATCATAAATGAGATAATTGATTATGCTGATAAAAATCAGATAGATATGATAATAATGGGTACACATAGTAAAAAGGGCCTTGAAAAAATTATGTTTGGTAGTGTGGCAAATGGAGTGGTAAAGAGAGCCGATTGTCCTGTACTTACAGTAAATCCGTACAAGATGGATTAATAAGGAAGATTCTTAAATTATAATCTTGCCTGTTACTGCATTGCAGTAACAGGACAAACTCTGAAGGGGCCTATTCAATCTTTAGGGCCCCTTTTAGTTTTTTGCATGATATTATACGGCAAATTGGAAGAAGTAAGCTATATTTATACAACTCAAATATTAAACATTTTAAACTGATATTAGGGCACTTTAATGTTCCCTTTTGGAGACATATTGCTTCGATTCGTTCCTTTATAAGAACAGTTTTTCCGTGGCTCTCTTGGTTATTCAAAAATATGTCTCTTAAGATGTAAGCGCCTATACATCTAAATCACTTCGCTTTTAAATTATGAGTGGCTCCACCCAACTCAACGTATTGGCGACCAATTTTCCATATAACAAGAGGTCAAATTCCTATATCTTACGTAGCAGATATCAAATACCCGCAACTCAACTCCTGTGTTAAAGTGCCCTTAGACTTGCTATTGGCCTCGCTGGTATAGACAAGGAGCTGAGTGATAGTACACTACGTCATAGTTTTCAACTATGGACATTGACGTGCAAAGCTGGATAGACTCATTAATATTCTAATGCCAATATAGAAGATAGACTGATTTCAAAGGCTGCCTATCTGGTTACGAAATCTCGTATTGTGTAGTATAGTATCAAGATGAAAAATCTAAGAGAACGAGACGAAATTCTAGTAGCCCTTTCTGGTGGAGTTGATAGCGCGGTTTCCGCTCTTCTTTTGAAGGAACGGGGTTTTGATGTCCAGGGTCTTTATCTTGAACTCCTAGGAGAAAGTTTTGAAGCCACTGTTCGCAAACAGAAAAAAACCGTCTTGAGGATTGCAGAACAGTTAGACATCAAAATCCACTTCGTAGATAGGAAGAATGCCTTTAATAAAGAGGTAATTTCATATTTTATCGATACATATAGAAAAGGGCTTACTCCGAATCCATGTGTTTTCTGCAATCCATCCATAAAATTTAAGGAAGGCCTGGCGCAAAAAGAGAAGCTTGGCTTAAGGTTCTTTGCAACGGGACACTATGCCAGGATCGAGCTACATGATGAACTGGGCTTTATACTGAAAAAGGGTGTAGATCCCAAAAAAGACCAGAGCTATTTTCTCCATAGGTTACCCAAAAGATGGTTGGAGACTATCATTTTTCCCCTTGGCGCCTTTAAAAAGGAGGAAATAAGGCAAATCGCCAAGAACAAAGGACTCGATAAGCTCGTTTTAAAAGAAAGCCAAGAGATTTGTTTTGTTGAAGGTGACTATAGAGAAAGCCTAATTGGGGTTGAAGAAACACCAGGTCCGATTATTTTAAAGACTACTGATGAGATCGTCGGAACCCACAAGGGCCTCTATAATTACACAATTGGACAAAGACGCGGCATTGGCATCCCTGGCCCAGAGCCTTACTATGTCTTAGAATTAGATACGAAAAATAACGCCTTAATCATAGGAACTAAGAAAGATACTCTACAATCAAACTTTTACGTTGAAAATGTTAATTGGCTCGTACCAGAAGAATATGCACGATCTCAAGACATTGAGATAAAGATACGCTCTCGCCACAATCCAGCACCAGGTAAGATAGTTGAATGTAATAAAAAAACTGGACGATATAAGATTATGTTTTATGAACCACAATCTTCAATAACTCCAGGACAAGCTGCTGTCTTTTATGCAGGAGATGTGGTCCTTGGTGGTGGAGTAATATGCGGATAAGAATATATACCCTCGGGTGTAAGGTAAATCAATTTGAATCTCAGGCCATGGCAGAGGCCCTACAAACGCAAGGACACACTGTTGTGGGCCCAAAGGATGACTTTGATATCTTTATAATAAACACCTGTGCAGTCACATCCAAGGCATGCTATCAGGCTCGACAGGCGATTAGAAAGGCGCTCAAAAAAAATCCAGACGCAAGGGTCATTGCCACAGGTTGTTATACCCAAATCGACCCGTGGGGTCTTATTGAATCGATTGATACGAACATTTGCGTGATTGGAAATGATCAAAAGGAGATGCTCCTAAATCTCAAATTGTCTTCTATGGATTGTCTGGAGATATTTGTAGGAGACATCTTTAAAAAGAAGACAATTTCACAATTTACGCTTTCAAAACCACAAGGCAGGACCAGGGCCTATCTCAGGATCCAAGACGGATGTGATGCCTTTTGCTCATACTGCATAGTCCCTTACGCAAGGGGACCCTCTAGGAGCTTATCCATTGATAAAATCATTGAACAGGCTCAAAAGTATGTGGATTCAGGGGTAAAAGAGATAGTAGTAACTGGAATTCATGTGGGTTTTTACGGCAAGGATCTTGGTATGAATGATGGCCTTGTTAAGGGCATTGATGAACTCACCAGGAGATTTCCTGAGTGCCGTTTTAGACTCAGTTCAATCGAGCCCAATGAGTTAAAGGATGAAATCCTGGACCTTTGTGCAGAAAGAGAAAACTTTTGTAAGCACTTCCACATTCCCCTTCAAAGTGGAAGTTCCAGGGTTCTAAAGGCAATGGGAAGAAAATATGAACCCGAACTATTTGTTGAACGCACTCATACCATAAGGGAACGGTTTCCCGATGCCTCCATAGGTACAGACTGTCTTGTAGGATTTCCAGGAGAAGATATCTCTGATTTTGAACAGACTGCAAAAATCATTGAAGCAACCCCTGTGACATACGTACATGCGTTCCCCTTTTCAAAAAGGCCCGGAACAAGGGCATATGGGCTAAAAGAGACGGTGAACAAGAAAGAAAAAGACAGACGCTCCAAGATAATTAGAGAGATTGGGAAACGAAAAAAGGAAGAATTTTATAGAAATCATCTAGGAAAATATCTAAATTGTCTTGTTGAAAAGGTAGATTTTAAAAAGGGAAAGCTTACCGGTCGCACACAAAACTACTTGTTAATTGAGGCCCTGTTTGACCCACAAAAGTCAGATATTCATCCAAATAATGAAATCACAGTCCTAACCAAAGATTATGTTAATGAGAGCTTAATCGGAGTTGTAGTGGCGTGATATTTGGAGCAATTGATCTTGGAACCCAGACCTTTAGGCTTGGTGTAGCCGAAGTTTCAGAAGGACTGGTTTCGGCTAAGTCCTCAAGGCTCTTTAATGTACGCCTGGGGAAGGTCATTGAAGAAAGAAAACTTAACCAGAAGATCCAGACGGCATTAATGGATATCAAAGAAAATGTAAAACACTTTGGGATTCAACGCCTACGGGTTTGCGGTACTGAGGCAATACGGGCCCTTGCTCAAAAGGCTCCTAATATCTTAGAAGAAATAAAAGAAATCCTTTCCCATCCATTGGAAATCCTCTCTCCCCAGGAAGAAGGGAGGCTGACAGCTCTCGGCGCAAGCACAGCCCTTGGAGGCACTGTAGCCCCTCAACCAATATGCATTATTGATGTGGGCGGAGGTAGCACAGAGACTATCTATTACTCATCTCAGGAAATACTGATTAAAAGCATAAAGATTGGAGCTGTGAAGTTTACTGAAGAGTCCTTTAAAGAATTTTCTTTTCTTTCTTCCCATCCATTTAGCCAAGTTAAAAAAGCCACTGCTACAGGAGGAACAGCCACTACCCTTGGGGCGATGCTCCTTCAACTTTCTCAATATGAACCTCAAAAAATCCGAGGTCTGTTTGTAAATCGAGAAACAATTTCTTCGTTGATTAAAAAACTCTCTGTATTAAATCTAGATGAAAGAAAAAAGATTATAGGCCTTGAACCAGAACGCGCCGATATTATTATCCCTGGTTTAAGGATTCTTTTACATGTAGTAAAAAATCTCGATGTCCCTGGAGTAACCATCTCTGATGGGGGGTTACTTATGGGCATCTTAATAGACTTGATAAAAAAGGAGTATGATGATCATGCTAAACTTGATTGGCGAAGGCTATACCTTTGATGACCTTCTATTAGTACCTTCATTTTCTGAAGTTATCCCTACTGAGGTTGACGTATCAACCTGGCTTACTCGTGAGATCAGGCTCAACATTCCCATTGTAAGTGCAGCTATGGATACGGTGACAGAATCTCAGACCGCCATTAGTCTGGCCCGTGAAGGAGGCATAGGTATAATCCACAAAAATATGCCAATTGAAAGGCAGGTAAAAGAAGTAGAAAAGGTAAAGAAGTCAGAGAGTGGAATGATCATTGACCCTGTCACTGTGGAACCAGACCAAAAAATTTGGGATGTGCAACGAATAATGCGAGAGTACAAGATCTCTGGAGTTCCAGTAGTTAAAGATGGAAAACTTGTTGGCATTGTAACCAACAGAGATCTGAGATTTGAGACCAACTGGGACCTCGAGGTCAGGGATGTAATGACAAAAGAAAACCTCGTTACCGCCCCTGTGGGCATTACCCTTGAAGAATCCAAAGAGTTGCTACACAAACACAGGATTGAAAAACTTCTCGTTGTAAATGAAAAAGGGGAACTCAAGGGCTTAATCACCATAAAAGATATTGAGAAAATCAAGAAGTATCCTAACTCATGCAAAGATGACCTGGGAAGACTCAGGGTTGGAGCTGCAGTTGGAGTTGGTAAAGGACGTCTTGAACATGTAGAACAACTAAAGCAAGTGGGAGTTGACGTGGTAGTTGTAGACTCTGCCCACGGTCACTCAAAAAATGTGATTGAGGCAGTAAAGGAGATTAAAAGCAACTTTCCAGACTTAAATGTAATTGCAGGTAACGTTGCCACAGCAGAGGGTGCCAGGGCCCTAATAGAGGCAGGAGTAGACGCCATTAAGGTTGGCGTAGGTCCTGGCAGCATATGTACCACGAGGATAGTTGCCGGAGTTGGCGTACCACAGCTCACAGCAATTCATAACTGTGCCCAAGTGGCAGAAGAATATGGAATTCCAGTAATTGCAGACGGTGGAATCAAATTCTCAGGAGACCTCACAAAGGCCATCGGTGCTGGGGCACATTGTGTGATGGTTGGAAGCCTCCTTGCGGGTACTGCTGAAAGCCCAGGAGACCTTGAACTGTTTCAAGGTAGATCCTACAAGGTATATCGCGGAATGGGCTCAATTGGAGCCATGAAAAAAGGGAGCAAAGACAGGTACTTCCAGGAAGGAGTCAGAACCGAGACCAAACTTGTGCCAGAAGGTATAGAAGGAAGGGTTCCATATAGGGGCCCACTGTCAAATATGATTTATCAACTTGTTGGAGGCCTTAAATCCGGTATGGGCTACCTTGGCTGTAAAGACATCGACACCCTAAGAAAGAATGCCAAGTTCGTTAAGATCTCTCCAGCAGGACTCAGGGAAAGTCACGTCCATGACGTAATAATAACAAAGGAATCCCCCAATTACTGGGTTGATCGCTAATTGCTAGTCTCTATTTAGTTCTGTGAGAATCATGCCTTAGCCAAGGCTTCACATGAACGAACAAAGACATTTTCTTCTCTGGCCCATTGGCCAGAGAAGAAAAAAATGTCTGGCGAGCAGGCCGTCAAATGCCCTATCAAACCATCTATTCTACAACTGGGTTCTTATTTCTGGTAAAGTTGTAGATTATTGACTCGAATGGAATCTATGGTTTCATTTTCTCTTAAATAATCGCTCAAGATCATCCCTATTTAAAACGACAAATACTGGTCGGCCATGAGGGCAGTTGGTCACCCCTTCCTCAATACATTCGTAAACTAGGTTTTTCAACTCCATGCCATGCAAGGCCTGTCCTGCCTTTACAGCGCTTCCACACGCCACCTTTGCAACCAAATCGTGTAAAAAGGTCTCTGACGAAGCCGAAGGGGTTGAAAAGGCCTTGTCCACAATAGACCTGACCCCCTCTTCCCTATTTTCAAGGACGGCAAGACTTGCAGGCACCCGTCGGACTGCAACTTCTGTTGCTCCAAAAACGTCGAGGTCAAAACCAAGGGGCGACAGGGTCTTTTTTACTTCATGCACTATCTCCATTTCCTCAGGAGACCGTTCAATAATGATGGGAAAAGCAAGTCCCTGACCTGGAAGCCTTCCCTTAGCCTTTAATTGATCTAATAGGCGCTTAAAAAGAAGTGCCTCATGGGCACCATGTTGGTCCATTAAAAAAAGACCGTCTCTAACCATTCCAACGATATATGTATCTAAGACCTGTCCCAATATAGTAGGTAATTCCTCAGATTCGTTATAGGTTACATGCTCGAGTTGTTGTTCTTGGACCTTTGAATTTTCAAGCTCCTTTGTCTCCTCGAAAAAAGGTATTTGGGAATAGCTCGACATGACAGTCTTAACAGATTGTGACTCAGAGGGTGTTTCGTAACTATCTTCTTCAACTGTAGAAATCTCTTGCTCTGGCCTTTTCCTTAAAAAAGCGTTTTTTATAGAGGCGTAAACCAGCTTAAATACCCGATCTGAGTATCTGAATCTCACTTCCTGCTTGGATGGATGGCAATTCACGTCCACAAGCTCTGAATCCATATCAAGAAATAGGACGAGGGCCGGATACTCATTTTTCATGAATAGGCCCCTAGAGGCCTCTTTAACGGCCTTTAGAATAAAACGCGAACCAAAAGGACGCCTATTTAAAAAGAAATGACACTGTCTCGGGCCAGTTATCCCAGCCCCAGGAGTTGAGACAGCACCGCTGATCTTAATGCCATAGCCTTCCCCTTCAATAGGTACTAGTTTGGATGCCAATTCCTGTCCCAAAAGGGGAACGAATCGTTCTTGAAATCCTGCCCTCTTGGGTGAACTAAAAAGTTCCTTTCTACCAGACCTAAGAACAAAGGATTTTTCTGGGAAGGCTACTGCATAGGTCCTGACTACTTTATTAATGTGCCCCAGCTCTGCCTGATCTGATTTTAAAAACCTTCGTCTTGCCGGGATTTCAAGAAAAAGATCCCTTACCTCAACTATAGTTCCGAAAGGACAAGGACAGGGCCTTACCTCCTTGTTTCTTCCGAAAAAGACCTTGACCATCCAGCCCGAATCCATCTCCTCCCCACTCTCTATGGAGCGACTCTTTATAACTAGTTCACTCACTGCCCCAATACTAGGGAGAGCTTCACCACGAAAACCCAAGGTCTTTATTGCATAGAGGTCTTCTTCATCCTCGATCTTACTAGTGGCATGACGTTCAACACACAATTCTAGGTCTTCCTTTTTCATGCCATTACCGTTGTCCATGACGCGAATAAGGCTCTTTCCCCCCTTCTCAACCTCAACTACGATCTCGCTTGCACCGGCATCCAGAGCGTTTTCTATGAGCTCTTTGACTACAGACGATGGCCTTTCCACCACCTCGCCTGCTGCAATCTGGTTGGCAATATGGGGAGGAAGGATTCTAATAGACATCAGTTGATTAATGGAGTTGGGGCCTTCCTATTTAACCAGTATTCATATATACCAAGGACTGAGTAGGGTAAGCCCTCACTAATATGTGCAATCTCGTCAGGAGTATATGCCTCAAGCTCTTGAAGACCCTCTTCTGTACCAAAAAGTAAGGGGATTGTGAGAAAAAGGGATGCATCTTCAGATTCCATCATGGATTTCCAACTATCCATTCTAAGAGACATACCCCTTACAAAGCCATAACACCAATCACTGATTATAGGAAAGGACTTTCCATTGAACTCCAAAAAATATATTAATGGTTCAAAATTATCAGGATCTTCATAGAACTCACTAACTATACCAGTGTACATCCTCATAATGAGTTCAAGACTATCCTCTCTACCTTCACTATAATTCTCTTCAACATCATCTTCGACTAATCCAATGGCAATAGGCAACCATTCACTTGGCATTATATATCCAGGCCCAATCGTAATGGCTGTGAGGAAGCCATGGAGCCCTGACAGATCCAGGCATTCTTCTGGCACCTGGTCGGAATTCAAGAAGTCATCCAATTCTGCCAGTTCCTCCTCTGTAATGGGCCTGTTGATTTTATCCATTAAAAATGCCATTTTTTCTCCAAAACTACTCATAAGCTGAATATCGCCCAAATCCTCGGTCAGACAAGTTTGAAGAAAATGCAGGGCAACAGATTTCGAAGTATTTTATTACATCATCTCATTCTTTCCAGTATTTTTTGTATACCCTCTATCTTGTCAGTTCCGGGAACTTGCCTTTTTAATACCTCCTCCTCAAAGGTTGAACGCTGTTCAGTGTAAAAAATTCCAATGGCAATAGGCTGCTGAGATTGGTCATACGGCCAGCTTCTTATCATGGCATTGGCCTCATCAAATGACCGCGGGCGCTCCTTCGTTGCATCCTCTATCTCTTCCACCCACTTATTATAGTATTCATAAGTGTTAAAAAAGGTATAACAGGGCTGAAGAACATCGATGAAGGAAAAACCTTTGTGTTCTATTCCCTGGAGTATCAATTTCTTCAAGTGTTCAATCTTACCTGAATATCCCCTTGCTACAAAAGATGCCCCAGAGGCCAACATGATTTCAAGGGGATTCATCGGATACTCTGGACTCCCATCTGGAGTGGACCGACCTTTGAATCCCTTGGGGCTGGTTGGAGTGAACTGCCCAGTAGTAAGTCCATAGACACTGTTGTTATGAACAATAAAAGTGGCATCAACGTTTCTCTTTGCTGCAAATATCAGGTGTTCTATCCCTTCCCCATAAGCATCACCATCACCGGCATGACCAATAACAATAAGATCGGGATTGACTAGTTTAATGCCTGTTAGGGGAGGAATGACCCTTCCGTGAAGCGAATAAAATGAGTTAACATCTACATAGTCAACTATCTTTGCATGACACCCAATGCCAGATAAAAGCACTACATTTTCCAAGGGAGTTCCCTGGGCTTGAATCTCCATAAGGACTGATCTCATGGCACTAAGGATTCCAAAATTTCCACATCCAGGGCACCATGTATTGACTGCCTGCGTGTTAAGGGCCTTTTTGTCTTTCATGATATGGCCTCCTCGATCTTTTTTCTTAGCTCAGTTGGTGTAAATGGCCTACCGTCATACCGAAGAATCTTATGGTCTACTAAAATCCCATGTGATTCGAGGAGACTGGCAAATTGGCCTGTGGCGTTTGTCTCAGCACAAACGATTTTTTTACATCTTTTAATAAGGCCTTTATTTCACTTAAAGGAAATGGCTCCATGACAATAGGTTGAATCGCTCTTAGTCCAAGGCACTGGCAGGCCTCAACAGCTGCACCTTTGGTTGATCCCCAAAAAAATACACAGACGTCAGAGTCGCTTTCCCCATAGGACTTTACACACTCAAGTCCCTTCATGGTCTCTCTTATTGCCCTTGACTTCTCAAGACGCTTTTCTTGCATACAGGATATGGCTTCAGATTCTTCCGTTGTTATACCGTATTCATCGTGTTCATATGAAGTAACCTTAACCACAGCATTTTTTTGCCCTGGGAAGGCCATGGGTGATATACCGTCATCATTTACCTCGTATCTCTTGTACTCAGATGATCTATCCCAGAGCCTTGGAGCCGGCCAGTCAAAGAGATCTTTTGGCTCTGAAAAGGAAAAACCGCTTTCACTAAGGTGTTTATCAGACAGTATGAAAACCGGAACCTGAAAGGACCAGGCGGCATTCAGGGCATTATATGCCCACTCATATACCTCTTCAGCATCTCCAGGAGCAACGACAATCCGTGGGAACTCTCCATGTCCGGCATGAAGTACAAAAAATAGATCTGCCTGCATGGTGTAGGTAGGGACCCCTGTACTTGGGCCAGCTCGTTGGCACTCTACAAATACAATGGGAATCTCAGACTGGCCAGCCAGACTAACCGCCTCTGTCATAAGGGCAAAGCCACCACCTGAACTCCCTGTCATAGCCCTGTTGCCGGCATATGCGCTGCCTAAGGCCATAAGGGCCGCCCCAATCTCACTTTCAGGGTGAATAGTGGTTACTCCAAGATTTGGACCGTGTTGCGCCAAAAAATGGAGGATGGAAGATGCAGGAGTCATGGGATATGCAATATATATATCAAGTCCCCCCCTTACTGCTCCAAGGGCTAATGCCTCATTTCCCGTAAGGATCGGGCAGGGTGATTCACCTGTTGGTTCAATTTTAATATATTCCTCTTTGATACTGTCAAAAGAAGCCTTAGCGATTAGAAGGTTCGTTTCAACCCCCTTTTTTACAGTGGATTTGATGATCTCCTCGAAACTCTCCCAAGGTATTCCCAACACCCTTGTCAGTGCCCCAAGGGCTGCTACATTTCTCATGATAGGAATTCCCTTATGGGATTTTACGATGTCGGAAATGGGAACTCCAAGTCCTTCTGCATCGGCCTGGTTTGAGTCAAAGACTATGATCCCCCCTTGATTGAGCCGCTCCTTATTTTTATCAATAGCTTCCTGATTAAGGGCAACTATCACATCCACCGTCTCTTCATGGCAGAGTATCTTGTCTTTGGATGCCCTTATTATGGAAAAATTGTGGCCTCCACGTATGAGACTAGGATAATCATCATAGAAAAATATTTTGTAACCCAACCGATTTAAGAGTCGAGAAAGGGTATTACCTGCCTGCTTGACTCCATCTCCTGCCTTACCTCCAATTAAGATTGAAATTTCGTTCATGGGATTCTCCAAGGAAAAAAATTTAAAAAAGATACAAAAGACCGTACACCTACTTTCAGGCTATTTAAATGAGACAGGAAGTCAAGCGAATAAAGAAAAGAGTGCCTCAGCCAATAATGGTTGGGTGCGGTTTTAGGGCCTAAATTTTCAATTGACGAGTTTAGCTAAGATCTAAATCCTGCAATTGGCGAGTTTGCCCAAGATACGAGGAGCGAGGGGCGAAGACGTACTTAGGTACTTCGAGCCCTGCGCGACAAAGTAGATTGGGCAAAATCGCCAATCCCGAAGGGCAGCAAAAGGAGGCAAAAAACACAAAATATTGATTCACCCAAAAAGTGAATTTAGTGAATAGCCGGATGTTAGCTAACATTCCATAAAATCGTAAATAAATCATTTTTGATCCCTTTTGCCGTGCAGGATTTAGGTAAGACATAAAGGGCTAAGGCATGGTTGAGGCTATGAAGTATCTGAAAAAACAGCTAAAGAAAAAGCTGCAACTAGAATAATGGCGAATGCGAAAAAATCTTCCAATTTTTATATTCATTGGAAAAAACTCTTTTCTCGCATTCGCCATTCAAGGATAAAGCAGATTCTTTTTAACTAACAAGCGCAACTGTAGGATTGGAGCATTTATGGATCAATTCATGCGATACACTTCCCATGAAGAATTCCTGAATAGCACCTCTTCCCCTACGTCCCATA carries:
- a CDS encoding universal stress protein; translated protein: MVEIKKILFPTDLATSSEKVVPYVKLMADKLGAEIHIIHVMRSLEDFGFLDVVSEDYSETLSSYEKELRVGTEKALDKFIADNFSDQSNVQKFITIGDIINEIIDYADKNQIDMIIMGTHSKKGLEKIMFGSVANGVVKRADCPVLTVNPYKMD
- the mnmA gene encoding tRNA 2-thiouridine(34) synthase MnmA codes for the protein MKNLRERDEILVALSGGVDSAVSALLLKERGFDVQGLYLELLGESFEATVRKQKKTVLRIAEQLDIKIHFVDRKNAFNKEVISYFIDTYRKGLTPNPCVFCNPSIKFKEGLAQKEKLGLRFFATGHYARIELHDELGFILKKGVDPKKDQSYFLHRLPKRWLETIIFPLGAFKKEEIRQIAKNKGLDKLVLKESQEICFVEGDYRESLIGVEETPGPIILKTTDEIVGTHKGLYNYTIGQRRGIGIPGPEPYYVLELDTKNNALIIGTKKDTLQSNFYVENVNWLVPEEYARSQDIEIKIRSRHNPAPGKIVECNKKTGRYKIMFYEPQSSITPGQAAVFYAGDVVLGGGVICG
- the mtaB gene encoding tRNA (N(6)-L-threonylcarbamoyladenosine(37)-C(2))-methylthiotransferase MtaB, giving the protein MRIRIYTLGCKVNQFESQAMAEALQTQGHTVVGPKDDFDIFIINTCAVTSKACYQARQAIRKALKKNPDARVIATGCYTQIDPWGLIESIDTNICVIGNDQKEMLLNLKLSSMDCLEIFVGDIFKKKTISQFTLSKPQGRTRAYLRIQDGCDAFCSYCIVPYARGPSRSLSIDKIIEQAQKYVDSGVKEIVVTGIHVGFYGKDLGMNDGLVKGIDELTRRFPECRFRLSSIEPNELKDEILDLCAERENFCKHFHIPLQSGSSRVLKAMGRKYEPELFVERTHTIRERFPDASIGTDCLVGFPGEDISDFEQTAKIIEATPVTYVHAFPFSKRPGTRAYGLKETVNKKEKDRRSKIIREIGKRKKEEFYRNHLGKYLNCLVEKVDFKKGKLTGRTQNYLLIEALFDPQKSDIHPNNEITVLTKDYVNESLIGVVVA
- the guaB gene encoding IMP dehydrogenase, yielding MLNLIGEGYTFDDLLLVPSFSEVIPTEVDVSTWLTREIRLNIPIVSAAMDTVTESQTAISLAREGGIGIIHKNMPIERQVKEVEKVKKSESGMIIDPVTVEPDQKIWDVQRIMREYKISGVPVVKDGKLVGIVTNRDLRFETNWDLEVRDVMTKENLVTAPVGITLEESKELLHKHRIEKLLVVNEKGELKGLITIKDIEKIKKYPNSCKDDLGRLRVGAAVGVGKGRLEHVEQLKQVGVDVVVVDSAHGHSKNVIEAVKEIKSNFPDLNVIAGNVATAEGARALIEAGVDAIKVGVGPGSICTTRIVAGVGVPQLTAIHNCAQVAEEYGIPVIADGGIKFSGDLTKAIGAGAHCVMVGSLLAGTAESPGDLELFQGRSYKVYRGMGSIGAMKKGSKDRYFQEGVRTETKLVPEGIEGRVPYRGPLSNMIYQLVGGLKSGMGYLGCKDIDTLRKNAKFVKISPAGLRESHVHDVIITKESPNYWVDR
- the mutL gene encoding DNA mismatch repair endonuclease MutL, which gives rise to MSIRILPPHIANQIAAGEVVERPSSVVKELIENALDAGASEIVVEVEKGGKSLIRVMDNGNGMKKEDLELCVERHATSKIEDEEDLYAIKTLGFRGEALPSIGAVSELVIKSRSIESGEEMDSGWMVKVFFGRNKEVRPCPCPFGTIVEVRDLFLEIPARRRFLKSDQAELGHINKVVRTYAVAFPEKSFVLRSGRKELFSSPKRAGFQERFVPLLGQELASKLVPIEGEGYGIKISGAVSTPGAGITGPRQCHFFLNRRPFGSRFILKAVKEASRGLFMKNEYPALVLFLDMDSELVDVNCHPSKQEVRFRYSDRVFKLVYASIKNAFLRKRPEQEISTVEEDSYETPSESQSVKTVMSSYSQIPFFEETKELENSKVQEQQLEHVTYNESEELPTILGQVLDTYIVGMVRDGLFLMDQHGAHEALLFKRLLDQLKAKGRLPGQGLAFPIIIERSPEEMEIVHEVKKTLSPLGFDLDVFGATEVAVRRVPASLAVLENREEGVRSIVDKAFSTPSASSETFLHDLVAKVACGSAVKAGQALHGMELKNLVYECIEEGVTNCPHGRPVFVVLNRDDLERLFKRK
- a CDS encoding UPF0149 family protein — translated: MDKINRPITEEELAELDDFLNSDQVPEECLDLSGLHGFLTAITIGPGYIMPSEWLPIAIGLVEDDVEENYSEGREDSLELIMRMYTGIVSEFYEDPDNFEPLIYFLEFNGKSFPIISDWCYGFVRGMSLRMDSWKSMMESEDASLFLTIPLLFGTEEGLQELEAYTPDEIAHISEGLPYSVLGIYEYWLNRKAPTPLIN
- a CDS encoding thiamine pyrophosphate-dependent enzyme, producing the protein MKDKKALNTQAVNTWCPGCGNFGILSAMRSVLMEIQAQGTPLENVVLLSGIGCHAKIVDYVDVNSFYSLHGRVIPPLTGIKLVNPDLIVIGHAGDGDAYGEGIEHLIFAAKRNVDATFIVHNNSVYGLTTGQFTPTSPKGFKGRSTPDGSPEYPMNPLEIMLASGASFVARGYSGKIEHLKKLILQGIEHKGFSFIDVLQPCYTFFNTYEYYNKWVEEIEDATKERPRSFDEANAMIRSWPYDQSQQPIAIGIFYTEQRSTFEEEVLKRQVPGTDKIEGIQKILERMR
- a CDS encoding 2-oxoacid:acceptor oxidoreductase subunit alpha, whose product is MNEISILIGGKAGDGVKQAGNTLSRLLNRLGYKIFFYDDYPSLIRGGHNFSIIRASKDKILCHEETVDVIVALNQEAIDKNKERLNQGGIIVFDSNQADAEGLGVPISDIVKSHKGIPIMRNVAALGALTRVLGIPWESFEEIIKSTVKKGVETNLLIAKASFDSIKEEYIKIEPTGESPCPILTGNEALALGAVRGGLDIYIAYPMTPASSILHFLAQHGPNLGVTTIHPESEIGAALMALGSAYAGNRAMTGSSGGGFALMTEAVSLAGQSEIPIVFVECQRAGPSTGVPTYTMQADLFFVLHAGHGEFPRIVVAPGDAEEVYEWAYNALNAAWSFQVPVFILSDKHLSESGFSFSEPKDLFDWPAPRLWDRSSEYKRYEVNDDGISPMAFPGQKNAVVKVTSYEHDEYGITTEESEAISCMQEKRLEKSRAIRETMKGLECVKSYGESDSDVCVFFWGSTKGAAVEACQCLGLRAIQPIVMEPFPLSEIKALLKDVKKSFVLRQTPQANLPVSSNHMGF